In Anaeromusa acidaminophila DSM 3853, a genomic segment contains:
- a CDS encoding DUF4127 family protein translates to MRTLWKELRLWALALVLLPSLFTTAPAAAATFLFVPIDDRPVCLQYTVETLQAAGHEVLTPPVEILSTRGRPGDADKLWEWVFAHGREADAVILSADSLIYGGLVPSRTHEIAEDVLARRVAKFAEFKAANPNVPIYSFSTIMRTPKQSAGGTDASYYEKYGYQIYRLTALWDMKEVNGLTKAEEQEVQQLTAAIPQADLKDWMDRRGKNYRANTKMLEMANQEVFRYFMIGRDDSWPYCQSHKEARDMAPLTSKLSKARFAIFASADEAGMLLLTRAVNDLTFQIPRVYTFYSPGTGPRTVPAYQGNTMGELMDANIRVVGGYKTSSPERADLIVAVGMPFNGVTLEAAVPENTDTLRPEVKVFVDEMAGYLDKGKRLALDDAAFSNGADNALMAEMTKRKLLPKLAAYAGWNTAGNSTGYAISQGILSASTSFPARERLISVRLLDDWAYQANVRQAVKREVVQPGGASSVDLGSLRLQIEAATTAGLKAFAVQHFPEYNIQGLRATHPWNRMFEVKIDFEK, encoded by the coding sequence ATGAGAACTCTATGGAAAGAATTGCGGCTATGGGCCTTGGCGTTGGTGTTGTTGCCAAGCCTGTTTACCACCGCTCCGGCGGCAGCCGCTACGTTCTTATTTGTACCCATCGATGATCGGCCGGTCTGTTTGCAATATACGGTGGAGACGCTACAAGCGGCAGGGCATGAAGTATTGACGCCTCCGGTAGAGATCCTGTCTACGCGAGGCCGTCCTGGCGATGCGGATAAATTATGGGAATGGGTTTTCGCCCATGGCCGGGAAGCGGATGCCGTGATCTTGTCCGCAGATTCTTTGATTTACGGCGGACTGGTTCCGTCGCGGACGCATGAAATCGCCGAAGATGTACTTGCTCGCAGGGTAGCTAAATTTGCCGAGTTCAAAGCGGCAAATCCGAATGTCCCGATCTATAGCTTTTCTACCATTATGCGGACTCCCAAACAAAGCGCTGGCGGAACGGACGCGTCGTATTACGAGAAATATGGGTACCAGATTTATCGTTTGACGGCGTTGTGGGACATGAAAGAAGTAAACGGCCTTACCAAAGCGGAAGAGCAGGAAGTACAGCAGCTGACTGCCGCTATTCCTCAGGCCGACCTGAAAGATTGGATGGATCGGCGGGGGAAAAACTACCGAGCCAATACCAAGATGCTGGAAATGGCAAATCAAGAAGTCTTTCGCTATTTTATGATCGGACGCGATGATTCCTGGCCCTACTGCCAGTCTCACAAAGAAGCGCGGGATATGGCGCCGTTAACGAGCAAGCTGTCGAAAGCTCGCTTCGCTATCTTTGCCTCTGCAGATGAGGCGGGGATGCTGCTCTTAACCAGGGCTGTGAATGATCTCACCTTTCAAATTCCCCGTGTCTACACGTTTTATAGCCCTGGGACCGGGCCACGAACCGTGCCCGCCTATCAGGGAAACACAATGGGCGAATTGATGGATGCTAATATTCGGGTGGTTGGCGGCTACAAAACTTCGTCGCCGGAGCGGGCTGATCTGATTGTAGCGGTTGGCATGCCGTTTAACGGTGTGACCTTGGAAGCTGCTGTCCCTGAAAATACGGATACGTTACGCCCGGAAGTTAAAGTCTTTGTTGATGAAATGGCCGGATATTTGGATAAAGGAAAACGTCTGGCGTTGGATGATGCCGCGTTTAGCAACGGGGCGGATAATGCGCTGATGGCGGAGATGACTAAGCGCAAGCTGCTTCCTAAACTGGCGGCTTACGCTGGCTGGAATACGGCAGGCAACAGCACCGGTTATGCTATTTCCCAGGGAATACTGTCCGCTTCCACTTCATTCCCAGCGCGGGAACGGTTGATCTCCGTGCGTTTGCTGGATGATTGGGCGTACCAAGCCAACGTTCGCCAAGCGGTGAAGCGGGAGGTCGTGCAGCCGGGCGGAGCTAGTTCCGTGGATTTGGGGTCCTTGCGCTTACAAATCGAAGCCGCTACGACCGCCGGTTTAAAAGCCTTTGCAGTCCAACACTTCCCGGAATATAACATCCAAGGATTGCGGGCCACTCACCCGTGGAACCGCATGTTCGAGGTGAAAATTGATTTTGAAAAGTAG